A DNA window from Zingiber officinale cultivar Zhangliang chromosome 3A, Zo_v1.1, whole genome shotgun sequence contains the following coding sequences:
- the LOC122053050 gene encoding U-box domain-containing protein 45-like — MDAAELEGRMFIAGDPKVHGDMFRVLHAFISKVMEIFPFIEAARPRSKSGIQALCSLHVALDKAKSLLQHCSECSKLYLAITGESIIVKFEKAKCALGESLRRVEEIVPEPINCQIIEIIGGLEEAVFELDQSEKLAGDEIISLLQKDSKLKSNSSNSKELEIFHQAALRLGITSSRAALTERRSLKKLMERARAQDDKRKESIVSYLHHLMRKYSNIFRSEYADDTDSQGSTPRSPPILGFEEVSSPHRNSYTFDRNSQMFDRHLSKLRSFNFKQNGRSGNMPIPPEEFICPISLQLMFDPAIISSGQTYERICIEKWFNDGHSTCPKTQQQLSHLCLTPNYCVKGLIASWCEQNGFPIPNGPPESLDFNYWRLSLSQCEAMDSSSFLGINSCKSKSISVSDCDGSSIPEETKENDSEILNHYQDCGADELGKCRSVLASLGEVKNAQKQLRVVEQIRYLLKEDEEARIFMGANGAAELLIQFLRTSIYNGDQKAQEAGAMALFNLAVNNNRNKEMLIEAGLIPLLVEMISNSGTYQCVAALYLNLSCLNEAKPLICSSKAVPFLIQLLQDYENAGSTCKYDALYALYNLSTHPPNITILISSGIITSLLPLLGLPSAPEGIMWTEKALAVLINLASSQAGRREIISDPGIFSSLAGVLDFGEPFEQEQVVSCLLILCSGNEKCSQMVLQEGVIPSLVSISVNGTAKGREKAERLLKLFRDQRQQEPPTLKQQHQPTIDGNSGIQAAIETKKFCKSRSKKLGRTLSSIWKKKSFSIYQC, encoded by the exons ATGGACGCGGCTGAGTTGGAAGGGCGCATGTTCATAGCTGGTGATCCAAAG GTACATGGGGATATGTTTAGAGTGCTCCATGCATTTATTAGTAAGGTAATGGAGATATTTCCCTTTATAGAAGCTGCAAGACCCAGAAGTAAGTCTGGCATACAGGCACTATGCTCTTTGCATGTTGCTCTTGACAAAGCCAAAAGTCTTCTTCAGCATTGCTCTGAGTGTAGTAAGCTTTACTTG GCAATTACTGGAGAATCAATTATAGTAAAGTTTGAAAAGGCCAAATGTGCACTTGGAGAAAGTCTGAGACGAGTTGAAGAAATTGTGCCAGAGCCTATTAATTGTCAG ATCATAGAAATTATTGGTGGGCTGGAAGAAGCTGTGTTTGAGCTTGATCAGTCAGAGAAGCTGGCTGGTGATGAAATCATATCATTGCTTCAGAAAGACAGTAAACTGAAGAGCAATTCAAGCAATAGCAAAGAGCTTGAGATTTTCCACCAAGCTGCTTTAAGGCTCGGGATTACTTCTTCTCGAGCAGCACTGACTGAAAGGAGATCTCTGAAGAAACTCATGGAGAGAGCTCGCGCTCAGGATGACAAACGGAAGGAATCTATTGTATCTTACTTGCATCACCTCATGAGAAAGTACTCAAATATTTTCAGAAGTGAGTATGCTGATGATACTGACTCTCAGGGATCAACTCCGCGCTCCCCTCCCATATTGGGGTTTGAAGAGGTGTCTAGTCCACATCGGAACAGCTACACATTTGATAGGAACAGTCAGATGTTTGATAGACATCTATCTAAGTTGCGCTCTTTCAACTTCAAACAAAATGGAAGGTCTGGAAATATGCCAATCCCTCCTGAAGAATTCATATGCCCCATTTCCTTGCAGCTCATGTTTGATCCTGCCATTATTTCATCTGGACAGACCTATGAGCGTATTTGCATTGAGAAATGGTTCAATGATGGCCATAGTACCTGTCCGAAAACGCAGCAGCAGCTATCTCATTTATGTTTAACTCCAAACTACTGTGTTAAAGGCTTGATTGCAAGTTGGTGTGAGCAGAATGGATTTCCCATTCCTAATGGCCCCCCCGAGTCCTTGGATTTTAACTATTGGAGATTGAGTCTCTCTCAATGTGAAGCCATGGATTCAAGTTCCTTTCTTGGCATAAATTCTTGTAAATCGAAAAGTATTAGTGTTTCTGATTGTGATGGCAGTAGCATCCCAGAGGAGACCAAGGAGAATGATTCTGAAATTTTAAACCACTATCAGGACTGTGGAGCAGATGAGCTTGGCAAATGCCGAAGTGTACTAGCATCACTTGGTGAGGTTAAAAATGCACAGAAGCAACTTAGAGTAGTGGAACAGATAAGGTATTTGCtgaaggaggatgaagaagctaGGATCTTCATGGGTGCTAATGGAGCTGCGGAGTTGCTCATCCAGTTTCTCAGAACGTCCATATACAATGGTGATCAAAAGGCTCAAGAAGCTGGTGCCATGGCCCTTTTCAACCTTGCAGTCAACAACAATAG GAACAAGGAAATGCTCATAGAAGCTGGCTTGATACCCTTGCTAGTGGAAATGATCTCAAATTCTGGAACGTACCAATGTGTAGCGGCACTCTACCTCAACCTTTCATGTCTTAACGAGGCCAAGCCCCTTATTTGCTCAAGTAAAGCTGTTCCATTCCTCATTCAGCTTTTACAAGATTACGAAAATGCCGGGAGCACCTGCAAGTATGATGCACTCTACGCGCTGTATAATCTTTCCACTCATCCACCCAACATCACCATCCTCATATCATCAGGCATCATCACCAGCCTCCTTCCGCTCCTCGGATTGCCTTCTGCACCTGAAGGCATAATGTGGACCGAGAAGGCTCTTGCAGTCTTGATAAATTTAGCATCGAGCCAGGCAGGAAGGAGAGAAATTATTTCCGATCCAGGAATCTTTTCCAGCCTTGCTGGAGTCTTGGACTTTGGTGAGCCCTTCGAGCAAGAGCAGGTTGTGTCGTGCCTGTTGATCCTGTGCAGTGGTAACGAGAAATGCAGTCAAATGGTCTTGCAAGAAGGGGTGATACCCTCCCTAGTTTCGATATCGGTGAATGGGACAGCAAAAGGTAGAGAGAAGGCTGAGAGGTTATTGAAACTCTTCAGAGACCAGCGGCAGCAAGAGCCACCTACCCTCAAGCAGCAACATCAGCCGACGATAGATGGCAACAGTGGAATTCAAGCGGCCATTGAAACCAAGAAATTCTGTAAATCAAGATCAAAGAAGCTTGGAAGGACACTGAGTTCTATCTGGAAGAAGAAGAGTTTTTCGATATATCAATGCTAG
- the LOC122053051 gene encoding uncharacterized protein At3g49140-like, protein MSTGISASWINTTLDGRRGPDHSLFRCRRAYFTFMQSYWLQTANELSVSRVQVAANYSDSVPDSSNHNRNHGYHPLEELKECEKNKNKNMKLADAEIARTVVEANSKALVIFPGGIHNEPHRHASWAEFHYVIDDYGDIFFELFNDENILQDPNASSPVIVLIGYDSPIYGEKNAIFDTLEMDEEEGIGLPEFKEIDDTEVTDTLISWGMPDTLRYTHPLYFAKCLTKVVQTKFQKVDLPSNGLQIFGCLRPALIDEESYLRGLFYHNEDNYISDCRDGGLLNFNTKHVGRTISSTFYKLEIMTMDLSSVYGDQSIINLQDFQDAEPDQLANSASAIMERINEYGAQSSVALKALCRRRKGLNVEVANLIGVDSLGIDVRVYCGMEARTLRFPFSARAISESAAERKIKKMLFPQYHRKNLRTATDEFRELSCTRSRRAVPICCFEVEF, encoded by the exons ATGTCAACTGGGATTTCAGCTAGCTGGATCAACACTACTTTAGATGGTCGAAGAGGACCTGATCATTCACTCTTCAG ATGCAGGAGGGCCTACTTCACATTCATGCAATCTTATTGGTTGCAAACAGCAAATGAGTTATCTGTTTCGAGAGTTCAGGTTGCTGCAAATTACTCAGATTCAGTACCTGATTCATCTAATCATAACAGAAATCATGGATATCACCCGCTTGAAGAACTGAAAGAATGTGAGAAGAACAAAAACAAGAACATGAAGCTTGCAGATGCTGAAATAGCTAGAACAGTAGTTGAG GCTAATAGCAAGGCTTTGGTAATATTTCCTGGAGGGATACATAATGAACCCCATCGTCATGCTTCATGGGCAGAATTTCACTATGTCATTGATGACTATGGAG ATATATTTTTTGAGTTATTCAATGATGAAAATATTTTGCAAGATCCAAATGCAAGCAGTCCTGTG ATAGTTCTGATAGGTTATGATTCCCCTATATATGGAGAAAAGAATGCAATTTTTGACACCCTTGAAATGGATGAAGAAGAGGGTATTGGTTTGCCCGAGTTCAAGGAG ATTGATGATACAGAAGTAACTGATACTCTTATAAGTTGGGGCATGCCAGATACTCTGCGTTACACTCATCCTCTATATTTTGCGAAATGTctaacaaag GTTGTCCAGACAAAATTTCAGAAGGTGGATTTACCCTCAAATGGGCTTCAAATTTTTGGTTGTCTAAGACCTGCTTTAATAGATGAAGAATCTTATTTGAGGGGGTTATTTTACCATAATGAAGACAACTATATTTCAGATTGTCGAG ATGGGGGGTTGCTGAATTTTAACACCAAACATGTTGGTAGGACAATTAGCTCAACATTTTATAAGCTGGAGATCATGACAATGGATTTAAGTTCTGTATATGGTGACCAG TCAATAATTAATCTGCAAGATTTCCAAGATGCAGAACCTGATCAGCTTGCAAATTCTGCGTCAGCAATTATGGAGCGGATTAATGAATATGGAGCACAGAGCAGTGTTGCTCTGAAAGCTCTCTGTCGCAGGAGGAAAGGGCTTAATGTTGAG GTAGCAAATCTCATCGGTGTAGATAGTCTTGGCATAGATGTCAGAGTATATTGTGGGATGGAAGCTCGCACTCTTCGTTTTCCATTTAGTGCTAGA GCAATTTCTGAAAGTGCTGCTgaaaggaagatcaagaaaatgctTTTCCCACAGTATCACAGGAAAAACCTAAGAACTGCCACAGATGAGTTTAGGGAACT GTCCTGTACAAGGAGCAGACGAGCAGTGCCCATTTGTTGCTttgaagttgaattttga